Proteins encoded together in one Vibrio lentus window:
- a CDS encoding DUF1254 domain-containing protein has product MITSKLKALVLASSIFISHQVLATENYNTEIPPSIMTPDTVQTSIGELNFKDGAPTAETAQKLYDNLDTLRSTEVFLNAIPMASVEALRLGHVELGSKSSNQVVVFDKLMDSNPLFLTGNTDTVYASVFLDLEKDGPTVIEVPEGMGPTTVNDAFFRFVTDLGIVGPDKGKGGKYLILPPGYEGEVPEGYFVSQSTSYTNWFIARGFLKDGKTDAAMKAYKEKLKIYPLAKKDDQPKMEFISGSGKPFNTIHANDEHFYKEIKTVLDKEPISFIDPELRGLLSSIGIQKNKPFAPDERMQKLMKDGVAIGNATARSLYFQPRDEKAYIYDDRLWKTAFIGKDYQWLVDKGEGGRNLDARTYFFYVATVNTPAMALKLINKGSQYALIDQAKDGEYFDGSQNYKVNIPANVPAKNFWSVVAYDTQTRSELQTSQPLPSKNNQRDDFVENKDGSVDLYFGPKPPKGKEANWIETVPGKGWFAILRLYGPQEAWYDKTWKPGDVERVE; this is encoded by the coding sequence ATGATTACATCGAAGTTGAAAGCACTTGTGTTAGCGAGCAGTATCTTCATATCACACCAAGTACTTGCTACGGAAAACTACAATACTGAGATTCCTCCAAGCATCATGACTCCAGATACCGTGCAAACCAGCATCGGTGAATTAAATTTTAAAGACGGTGCACCAACGGCGGAAACGGCACAAAAGCTTTATGACAACCTCGATACACTTCGCTCAACAGAGGTGTTTCTCAACGCGATTCCTATGGCATCTGTAGAAGCGCTGCGCCTTGGGCACGTTGAATTAGGTTCAAAGTCATCAAATCAAGTCGTTGTGTTCGATAAGCTGATGGATTCAAACCCACTATTCTTAACGGGTAATACCGATACCGTTTATGCCTCTGTCTTCCTCGATTTGGAGAAAGATGGACCAACAGTCATTGAGGTTCCTGAAGGCATGGGCCCGACGACCGTTAATGATGCATTCTTTCGCTTTGTCACCGACTTAGGCATTGTCGGACCCGATAAAGGCAAAGGCGGTAAATACCTAATTCTGCCTCCTGGCTATGAAGGTGAAGTGCCGGAAGGCTACTTTGTTTCGCAGTCCACCAGCTACACTAACTGGTTTATTGCTCGCGGCTTCTTGAAAGACGGTAAAACCGATGCGGCGATGAAAGCCTACAAAGAAAAATTGAAAATCTACCCACTAGCAAAGAAAGATGATCAACCCAAAATGGAGTTCATCTCAGGCAGTGGCAAACCGTTCAATACCATTCATGCGAACGACGAGCATTTCTACAAAGAGATAAAAACGGTATTGGATAAAGAGCCAATCTCGTTTATCGACCCAGAACTGCGCGGCTTACTATCGAGTATTGGTATTCAGAAGAACAAACCTTTTGCTCCTGACGAACGCATGCAGAAGCTGATGAAAGATGGTGTCGCGATTGGTAACGCAACGGCTAGATCTCTGTACTTCCAACCACGAGATGAAAAAGCCTACATCTATGATGATCGCCTATGGAAAACAGCATTTATTGGTAAAGATTACCAATGGTTAGTCGACAAAGGTGAAGGTGGGCGCAACCTAGATGCTCGAACTTATTTCTTCTATGTTGCAACAGTAAACACACCTGCGATGGCACTTAAGCTTATCAACAAAGGTTCACAATACGCGCTGATTGATCAAGCGAAAGATGGTGAATATTTCGATGGTAGCCAAAACTACAAGGTGAATATTCCTGCGAATGTTCCTGCGAAAAACTTCTGGTCCGTGGTGGCTTACGACACGCAAACTCGCTCAGAGCTGCAAACGAGCCAACCATTACCAAGTAAGAATAATCAGCGTGATGACTTTGTCGAAAACAAAGATGGTTCAGTCGATTTGTATTTTGGCCCAAAACCACCAAAAGGAAAAGAAGCAAACTGGATTGAGACCGTACCGGGTAAAGGCTGGTTTGCGATTCTAAGATTATATGGACCACAAGAAGCGTGGTATGACAAAACATGGAAACCGGGAGATGTGGAACGCGTAGAGTAA